A single window of Sphaerodactylus townsendi isolate TG3544 linkage group LG05, MPM_Stown_v2.3, whole genome shotgun sequence DNA harbors:
- the UBXN6 gene encoding UBX domain-containing protein 6, with protein sequence MKKFFQELKADLQFRGAGPGQKLSESPRERAPKEKSKAADLPKPRQGPTNEAQMAAAAALARLEQKPKPRAPTSQDAIRNQVKKELMNEAAASEKEEPLDQQNSLPAVEEDPATLSVSGIYFICPLTGASVRKDKKEAHLREAIQQHASQDPVGASIMEIHTLNRDREKVKLGVETIAKYLDNIHLHPEEEKYQKIKLQNKVFQERVLPLEGADKFFQAVGFEKTTLNVPGQEDQEDFYVLKAEAFEKLDDLMEHKKKLLSSEPVRAQLDRQLRVFKPSPRASHFELPSDFFNLSTEELIRERRLRAEAVEKSSMLRTKAMREKEEQREMKKYNYTLLRVRFPDGYILQGTFFAREPVSVLYQFVQEALQVDWLPFELLAPGAQKLTDKNVAFNECGLVPSALLTFMADEEIMADIIEQIGGCVLKPDLLSDVQILS encoded by the exons atgaaGAAGTTCTTCCAGGAGCTGAAGGCGGATTTGCAGTTCCGgggggccgggccgggccagAAGCTGAGCGAGTCGCCTCG GGAACGAGCCCCCAAAGAGAAGTCCAAAGCTGCAGACCTCCCCAAACCTCGACAGGGCCCCACAAATGAAGCCCAGATGGCAGCAGCCGCAGCCCTGGCCCGACTGGAGCAGAAGCCGAAGCCTCGAGCCCCAACGTCCCAAGATGCCATCAGAAATCAGG tGAAAAAGGAGCTAATGAATGAAGCTGCTGCAAGTGAAAAGGAAGAGCCTTTGGATCAACAG AATTCTTTGCCCGCTGTTGAGGAAGACCCAGCCACCCTCTCAGTCTCTGGTATCTACTTTATTTGCCCATTAACAGGGGCCTCTGTCCGGAAAGACAAAAAAGAGGCCCACCTCCGCGAAGCCATTCAACAG CACGCTTCCCAAGACCCCGTGGGTGCTTCTATCATGGAGATCCACACTTTGAATCGGGACCGGGAAAAGGTCAAGCTTGGGGTCGAGACCATCGCCAA GTACCTTGACAACATCCACCTCCATCCTGAAGAAGAGAAGTATCAGAAAATCAAACTTCAGAACAAAGTTTTTCAG GAAAGAGTCCTTCCTTTGGAGGGGGCAGACAAGTTTTTCCAGGCTGTTGGATTTGAAAAGACTACCTTGaacgttccagggcagg AGGATCAGGAGGACTTCTACGTGCTGAAGGCCGAAGCCTTTGAAAAGCTGGATGACCTCATGGAACACAAGAAGAAACTGCTGAGTTCTGAGCCGGTGAGAGCCCAGCTGGATCGCCAGCTCCGGGTTTTCAAGCCATCCCCTCGGGCCTCTCACTTTGAGCTGCCCAGTGACTTCTTCAACCTCTCCACTGAGGAGCTGATCCGAGAAAGACGACTCCG ggcaGAAGCTGTGGAGAAGTCCTCCATGCTGAGAACCAAGGCCATGAGGGAGAAAGAGGAGCAGAGAGAAATGAAGAAATACAACTACACGTTGCTGCGGGTCCGTTTCCCCGATGGGTACATCCTGCaag GGACGTTCTTTGCCCGGGAGCCCGTCTCAGTCCTTTACCAGTTTGTGCAGGAGGCCCTGCAGGTTGACTGGCTGCCCTTTGAGCTGCTGGCCCCCGGGGCCCAGAAACTGACTGACAAGAACGTGGCTTTCAACGAGTGTGGGCTG GTGCCCTCTGCGCTCCTGACATTTATGGCAGATGAAGAAATCATGGCTGACATAATAGAGCAGATTGGCGGCTGCGTGCTCAAACCGGACCTCCTCTCAGACGTGCAGATTCTgtcctga